ACGCGCTCGCTCCAGCCGCCGGGGCCGGTGCTCGAGGGGTGGATTTCTGAGTTCAGGGGGATACACCAGGCCGGCGGCGTGACCACCTTCACCTTCCACCCTCAGATCATCGGTCGGCCCTCGCGCCTGGCCTGCCTGGCGGTGCTGGTCGAGACGGTTCAGAAAACTTCCGGCGTGTGGGTCACGGCGCTGGAGGCGATCGCCGAACACTGGCGGACCACCAGCCGGTAGCGTCATGGCGTTCACCGACGAGCTCTGGGACTCCATCCGCGCCGTCTACGCGGCCATCCTGCGCCACCCCTTCCTCAAGGGGCTCACGGATGGGTCCCTCGCGCGGGAGAGCTTTCGCTTTTACGCGGTGCAGGACGCGCTCTACCTGCGCGAGTTCGCGCGGGCGCTCTCCATCGCGGCCGCGCGCGCCCCGCAGGACGACTGGATCATCATGTTCAACGAGCACGCGGCGGGCGCCCTCAAGGTGGAGCGGTCGCTCCACGAGAGCTTCTTCCGGGAGTTCGGCCTCGGCCC
The genomic region above belongs to Candidatus Rokuibacteriota bacterium and contains:
- a CDS encoding thiaminase II → MAFTDELWDSIRAVYAAILRHPFLKGLTDGSLARESFRFYAVQDALYLREFARALSIAAARAPQDDWIIMFNEHAAGALKVERSLHESFFREFGLGP